One genomic window of Magnolia sinica isolate HGM2019 chromosome 3, MsV1, whole genome shotgun sequence includes the following:
- the LOC131238524 gene encoding myb-related protein 308-like, with the protein MGRAPCCSGEHAGLKKGPWTHEEDQKLGSFLLDNPNTSWRQVPQKAGLLRCGKSCRLRWMNYLRPDIRRGNFTPEEENLIIQLHSAFGNKWAVIASQLPGRTDNEIKNLWNTKLRKLLVLKGINPITHQPLCSPLLSDYVKQWVKSIENVIITGIMTQSSPLATTDTITESNSHLNSPSLDVSLPSFIHPPSQPSMHEEVLAQPHLFNSISEDSTFKNNTWIDKNSNGNESFIDSFMLDETNFFTSNSSEDLRDEFEGNTSNTLLVGGMDSMASSATISLEEGLKYWN; encoded by the exons ATGGGTCGAGCCCCATGTTGCAGCGGCGAGCATGCTGGTCTAAAGAAAGGTCCATGGACACATGAAGAGGACCAAAAGCTCGGATCCTTTCTTCTAGACAACCCGAACACTAGTTGGCGCCAGGTCCCACAAAAGGCAG GCTTGTTGAGGTGTGGGAAATCATGCAGGCTAAGATGGATGAATTACCTAAGGCCAGATATAAGGAGAGGAAACTTCACCCCAGAGGAGGAAAATCTGATCATCCAACTCCATTCTGCTTTCGGAAACAA GTGGGCAGTAATAGCTTCCCAGTTGCCGGGAAGAACCGACAATGAAATTAAGAACTTATGGAACACAAAATTGAGGAAGCTTTTGGTTCTCAAAGGAATCAACCCAATAACTCATCAGCCCTTATGCAGTCCTTTGTTATCCGATTACGTCAAGCAATGGGTTAAATCCATCGAAAATGTGATTATCACGGGGATAATGACACAATCTTCGCCGTTGGCTACAACCGATACTATTACTGAAAGTAACAGCCATCTTAATAGCCCTTCTCTTGACGTTTCTCTcccttcattcattcatccacctTCGCAACCATCCATGCATGAAGAGGTTCTGGCCCAACCCCACCTATTCAATTCAATATCTGAGGACTCAACCTTCAAAAACAATACATGGATTGACAAGAATTCTAACGGAAATGAGAGTTTCATTGATAGTTTTATGTTGGATGAAACTAATTTCTTCACAAGTAATTCTAGTGAGGATTTGAGGGATGAATTTGAGGGCAACACTAGCAATACCCTCCTTGTTGGGGGCATGGATTCAATGGCATCAAGTGCAACTATAAGTTTGGAAGAGGGGTTGAAGTATTGgaattaa
- the LOC131239981 gene encoding cytochrome P450 85A3-like: MNPRKEINAVLKKEADYFGDIVIFPFMDRYEFVVLKTIAICIYPVTCYMEIFRSRHLGSNSLLYGDILDNSLESHQHFLIFGGGCRLCLGKELAIVEICTFLHYFVTKYRSAI, encoded by the exons ATG AATCCGAGGAAGGAAATCAATGCGGTGCTAAAGAAGGAAGCAGATTACTTTGGCGACATTGTGATTTTTCCATTTATGGACCGTTATGAGTTTGTGGTTCTTAAAACCATTGCCATCT GTATTTATCCAGTAACTTGCTATATGGAGATATTCCGTTCTCGGCATCTAGGCTCAAATAGCTTGCTATATGGAGATATTCTG GATAATAGCTTGGAGTCTCATCAACATTTCCTGATATTTGGAGGAGGTTGCAGGTTATGCCTTGGCAAGGAATTGGCTATAGTAGAGATTTGTACATTCCTTCATTACTTTGTGACTAAATACAGGTCAGCTATATGA